From one Variovorax sp. PBL-H6 genomic stretch:
- the rpmB gene encoding 50S ribosomal protein L28, which yields MARVCEVTGKGPMVGNNVSHANNKTKRRFLPNLQYRRFFVESENRWVRLRVSSAALRLIDKKGIDAVLADLRARGQA from the coding sequence ATGGCACGCGTATGCGAAGTCACGGGCAAGGGCCCGATGGTCGGGAACAACGTTTCCCACGCCAACAACAAAACCAAGCGCCGGTTCCTGCCGAACCTGCAATACCGCCGTTTCTTTGTCGAGAGTGAAAACCGCTGGGTGCGCCTGCGTGTTTCGAGCGCCGCGCTGCGCCTGATCGACAAGAAGGGCATCGACGCCGTGCTCGCAGACCTGCGTGCGCGCGGCCAAGCCTAA
- the rpmG gene encoding 50S ribosomal protein L33, with protein MATSKGGREKIKLESTAGTGHFYTTSKNKKTMPEKMSIMKFDPKARKHVEYKEIKLK; from the coding sequence ATGGCAACGAGCAAAGGCGGACGCGAAAAGATCAAGCTGGAATCCACCGCGGGTACCGGCCACTTCTACACCACCAGCAAGAACAAGAAGACGATGCCTGAAAAGATGTCGATCATGAAGTTCGATCCCAAGGCACGCAAGCACGTCGAATACAAGGAAATCAAGCTGAAGTAA
- a CDS encoding DesA family fatty acid desaturase, whose protein sequence is MLLPDSALLSAAIDWLGNGLWNLTWWQVVLYTLFTTHITIAAVTIFLHRTQTHRAMDLGPIPSHFFRFWLWLGTGMVTKEWVAIHRKHHAKCETAEDPHSPQVKGIDEVFWRGAELYRTESKNKETMERYGHGTPDDWLERNLYSRYSWQGVGLMLVLNLALFGALGLAVWAVQMLWIPITAAGVINGIGHYWGYRNFEAPDASRNIMPWGLIIGGEELHNNHHTYPTSAKFSVKKYEFDIGWIYISLMQKIGWAKVKKLPPKMQLGDIQPVANEKTLEAVIANRYEVMAGYAREMRRATKQELALLKDKGADLSALKAAKRWLHRDDDKVPATVRSNLVQARAAHPVLDKMVTMREELRQLWLNTSQSREQLAADLAAWCHRAEASGIAGLRDFSTRLRAARA, encoded by the coding sequence ATGTTGCTTCCTGACTCTGCCCTCCTGAGTGCGGCCATCGACTGGCTTGGGAACGGCCTGTGGAATCTCACGTGGTGGCAGGTCGTGCTGTACACGCTGTTCACCACGCACATCACCATCGCTGCGGTCACGATTTTCCTGCATCGCACGCAAACCCACCGGGCCATGGACCTGGGTCCGATCCCTTCTCATTTCTTCCGCTTCTGGCTCTGGCTCGGGACCGGCATGGTGACCAAGGAGTGGGTGGCAATCCATCGCAAGCATCACGCGAAGTGCGAGACTGCGGAAGACCCCCACAGCCCTCAGGTCAAGGGCATCGATGAGGTGTTTTGGCGCGGCGCCGAGCTTTATCGCACCGAGTCGAAGAACAAGGAAACGATGGAGCGTTACGGCCACGGCACTCCGGACGATTGGCTCGAGCGCAATCTTTACTCGCGCTATAGCTGGCAGGGCGTGGGCCTGATGCTGGTGCTCAACCTGGCGCTCTTCGGCGCGCTTGGCTTGGCGGTGTGGGCCGTTCAGATGCTGTGGATCCCGATTACTGCGGCCGGCGTCATCAATGGAATTGGTCACTACTGGGGATACCGCAACTTCGAGGCGCCCGACGCCAGCCGTAACATCATGCCCTGGGGGCTGATCATCGGCGGCGAGGAGTTGCACAACAATCACCACACCTATCCCACCTCGGCCAAATTCTCGGTCAAGAAGTACGAGTTCGACATCGGCTGGATCTATATCAGCCTGATGCAGAAAATCGGCTGGGCGAAGGTCAAGAAGCTGCCGCCGAAGATGCAACTGGGCGACATCCAGCCGGTGGCTAACGAGAAGACGCTGGAAGCCGTCATCGCCAACCGCTACGAAGTGATGGCCGGCTACGCCCGCGAGATGCGCCGCGCCACCAAGCAAGAACTGGCATTGCTCAAGGACAAGGGCGCCGACCTGTCTGCGCTGAAGGCTGCCAAGCGCTGGCTGCATCGCGACGACGACAAGGTGCCGGCAACTGTTCGTTCGAACCTGGTGCAGGCCCGTGCGGCGCACCCGGTTTTGGACAAGATGGTGACGATGCGCGAGGAGCTGCGCCAGCTCTGGCTCAACACCTCGCAGTCGCGCGAGCAGCTGGCCGCCGATCTGGCTGCCTGGTGCCATCGCGCGGAAGCCAGCGGCATTGCGGGGTTGCGCGACTTCTCGACCCGACTCCGTGCTGCCCGCGCCTGA
- a CDS encoding RsmB/NOP family class I SAM-dependent RNA methyltransferase, giving the protein MHPRALLEACADLVGLVLKFEHPADQVVSRYFRDHRELGPRERATLAETVYAVLRKKLLFDHLSPSGSGPKERRMAILGFYGPRDFLKSALSDVEKRWLDQCDGVKPDDLLERHRHNLPEWLVGPLKAQLGEGFWPLVQSLQQPAPLDLRVNALTDKRPDVQKELALAGIQATATPYSPWGLRVEGKPALAKLDAFARGAVEVQDEGSQLLALLLDAKRGEMVVDFCAGAGGKTLAIGATMRSTGRLYAFDTSAHRLVALKPRLARSKLSNVHPAAIAHERDERIKRLAGKIDRVLVDAPCSGLGTLRRNPDLKWRQSPKSIEELTAKQAAILQSAARLVKAGGRLIYATCSVLPEENEAIAEAFGAAHQEFEALDVASLLGALKISDSASLCAGGEGGGLYLRLWPHRHSTDGFFAAAWQRK; this is encoded by the coding sequence ATGCATCCCCGAGCCCTTCTCGAGGCCTGCGCCGACCTGGTCGGCCTGGTCCTCAAATTCGAACATCCCGCCGACCAGGTCGTCTCCCGCTACTTCCGCGATCATCGCGAACTGGGGCCGCGCGAGCGTGCCACGCTGGCCGAGACGGTCTACGCCGTGCTGCGCAAGAAGCTGCTTTTCGATCACCTGTCGCCCTCGGGCAGCGGACCCAAGGAGCGGCGCATGGCGATCCTTGGCTTTTACGGGCCCCGCGATTTCCTCAAGAGCGCACTCAGCGATGTCGAGAAGCGCTGGCTCGACCAGTGCGATGGCGTCAAGCCCGACGACTTGTTGGAGCGCCATCGCCACAACCTTCCGGAGTGGCTCGTCGGGCCGCTGAAAGCGCAATTGGGCGAGGGCTTCTGGCCGCTGGTGCAAAGCCTGCAGCAACCCGCGCCGCTGGATCTCCGTGTCAACGCGCTGACCGACAAGCGACCCGATGTGCAGAAGGAGCTGGCGCTGGCGGGCATCCAGGCGACCGCCACGCCGTACTCGCCGTGGGGCCTGCGCGTCGAAGGGAAGCCGGCGCTCGCCAAACTCGACGCATTCGCCCGGGGCGCTGTCGAAGTGCAGGACGAAGGCTCGCAACTGCTGGCTCTGCTGCTCGATGCCAAGCGCGGCGAAATGGTGGTCGATTTCTGCGCTGGTGCAGGCGGCAAGACGCTTGCGATCGGCGCCACCATGCGCAGCACCGGGCGCCTCTATGCCTTCGACACCTCTGCGCACCGGCTCGTTGCGCTCAAGCCACGGCTGGCGCGCAGCAAGCTGTCGAACGTGCATCCCGCGGCAATCGCCCATGAGCGCGACGAACGCATCAAGCGCTTGGCGGGAAAGATCGACCGGGTGCTGGTGGATGCGCCCTGCTCGGGGTTGGGCACGCTGCGCCGCAATCCCGACCTCAAATGGCGGCAGTCGCCCAAAAGCATCGAAGAACTGACCGCCAAGCAGGCCGCAATCCTGCAGAGCGCCGCGCGGCTCGTGAAGGCCGGCGGGCGCTTGATCTATGCCACCTGCAGCGTGCTGCCGGAGGAGAACGAGGCCATTGCCGAGGCGTTCGGGGCGGCTCATCAGGAGTTCGAGGCACTGGATGTGGCGTCGCTGCTCGGCGCCCTGAAGATTTCCGATTCCGCAAGCCTCTGCGCTGGCGGCGAAGGCGGCGGGCTCTATCTGCGGCTCTGGCCGCATCGTCATTCCACCGACGGTTTCTTTGCCGCAGCCTGGCAGCGGAAGTAG